The Pecten maximus chromosome 10, xPecMax1.1, whole genome shotgun sequence region tgtcttatctgacacactgtgggatacagtatattggtagataaacctgtcttatctgacacactgtgggacacAGTATATTAGTAGAttaacctgtcttatctgacacactgtgggacacAGTATATTAGtagattaacctgtctaatctgacacactgtgggacacAGTATATTGATAGATTAACCTGTCTTATCTAACACACTGTGGGACACAGTATATTAGTAGAttaacctgtcttatctgacacactgtgggacacagtatactggtatattaacctgtctaatctgacacactgtgggacacAGTATATTGGtagattaacctgtctaatctgacacactgtgggacacAGTATATTGGTAGAttaacctgtcttatctgacacactgtgggacacAGTATATTGGtagattaacctgtctaatctgacacactgtgggacacAGTATATTGGtagattaacctgtctaatctgacacactgtgggacacAGTATATTGATAGATTAACCTGTCTTGTCTGACACACTGTAGGACAAAGTATATCGATAGAttaacctgtcttatctgacacactgtgggacacAGTTTATTGGTAGAttaacctgtcttatctgacacactgtgggacacAGTATATTGGTAGAttaacctgtcttatctgacacactgtgggacaaAGTATATCGATAGAttaacctgtcttatctgacacaCTGTGTGACAAAGTATATTGGTAGAttaacctgtcttatctgacacactgtgggacacAGTATATTGGTAGAttaacctgtcttatctgacacactgtgggacacAGTATATTGGTAGAttaacctgtcttatctgacacaGTACATTAGTAGAttaacctgtcttatctgacacactgtgggaGACAGTATATTAGTAGAttaacctgtcttatctgacactCTGTGGGACACAGTATATTGATAGAttaacctgtcttatctgacacactgtgggacacAGTTTATTGGTAGAttaacctgtcttatctgacacactgtgggaaACAGTATATTAGTAGAttaacctgtcttatctgacacactgtgggacacAGTATATTGGTAGAttaacctgtcttatctgacactCTGTGGGACACAGTATATTGATAGAttaacctgtcttatctgacacactgtgggacacAGTATATTGGTAGAataacctgtcttatctgacacactgtgggacacGGTATATTGGTAGAtaaacctgtcttatctgacacactgtgggacacAGTATATTGGTAGATTAACCTGTCTTGtctgacacactgtgggacacAGTATATTGGtagattaacctgtctaatctgacacactgtgggacacAGTATATTAGTAGAttaacctgtcttatctgacacactgtgggacacAGTATATTGGtagattaacctgtctaatctgacacactgtgggacacAGTATATTAGtagattaacctgtctaatctgacacactgtgggacacAGTATATTAGTAGAttaacctgtcttatctgacacactgtgggacacAGTATATTGGtagattaacctgtctaatctgacacactgtgggacacAGTATATTGATAGATTAACCAGTCTTatctgacacactgtgggacacAGTATATTGGTAGAttaacctgtcttatctgacacactgtgggacacAGTATATTAGtagattaacctgtctaatctgacacactgtgggacacAGTATATTGGTAGATTAACCTGTCTTGTCTGACACACTGTAGGACAAAGTATATTGGTAGAttaacctgtcttatctgacacaCTGTGACAAACAGTATATTGTTAGATttacctgtcttatctgacaacCTGTTCGACACAGTGTATTAGtagattaacctgtctaatctgacacactGTCGGACTCAGTATTTTTGTATATGAAACTGTCTTATCAATTATTTGACCTATCATGTGTCTTATATGACAAAATGTGGGTAAATAtgtctgtttatccttagtaaTCTGACACTTTTTGGACGCAACCTATAAGCCAGACTAACCTATCTTATCTGACACCATGTATGACAACATATTGATCAGATTAacttgtctaatctgacactcTTTGGATACAGAAAATTTATCTTAGTGACTTCACTCATCAACATTTCAGAATCTTGAGTTGGTTACTCAAAGGTAGGACATTTCCCTTTCCCTGATTGACTAAGTATGTATGTCGCATGTTGAGACCACTAGACCCTACACCAGTTAAACACTACCTGGGCTGTTTGTTCCCCCGATCACCTGTCAGGCCTTTATTGTACCcataataaattatttcatattatagATATAGAATAGTTGTCATTCGAACAGAAACTACTGCCATGAtaagaaaatgttaaaaatatctTGGACCCATATGGGTTCGTGACAAACGTCTTATCCACAGTGACAGGTCTAAAAGTCTTATATGATAAaattagtcagaaatacctatatacatgtattaagtcTTTGTAGGTGTTTCTGGCAAATGTTATCACATAAAACTATATAGCTAGCTAGGCATGTCCCTGTGTCTTGTCTtagttacaaatatatatcatttagcCTTTGAGCTACATGTTAAGATATCaatcattaatattattaaattttaccattaataATGGTTTTAATAAATTCAAGTAGAATGATAATTAAATGCAACACTTTATCAAACTTCGTACATATTACACAGTGGACTAACTATATGGTTGTATAGGTCTAGGTTTGGGTCATGTTCTACAGAAATTAATTGAtcaatagattttttttctctgtatacACCATGTCATGTTTGACATGCTACAATGTCTTGAACTTTGAACCTATATCTACCAGGTACGGTAAAGACTATAATTACCAATACTGATATTACACGTATGCAGGTATTCTTTAAAGTTCAAGCTTAAGTCTAAGCGACTGAAACTATTTAGACAGAAATCCACATGTTTCCATTCAAACGCTCCAACATAATTCTAGTCATTCTTCAACGAGTTATCTGGCATATTGACCATGTCAAATACGGgttttacactatatatcttACCTGGTGTTCGATGGAGTATTCCAATTGTTAAATATAAGTCTGTCAACCTTATGGGATGATATGATTTCCATGTTCCGGTGTCGTGTACGTACGGGTCACCGCGTTGTAACCAGGTACGCTTTTAAAATAGTCGACATATTAAATGACGGTGAAGTAGTGTTTACATTCTCTGCACAATGGCTGTAAGACCCCCATTCAACCAGACCGACTCGGGGCACTCATccatatcctatatatatatacctgtatataaatatttaaagtaCGTCAAATACATCGGTAAAACTGTGTATATAAGAGCCGACCACTTCATAACGAAAAGTTCTGAACTGTATAATGTACTTGTATGAATTACATTTGTTTCTAATCTTAACACTAATCTAAGTATATCTGATTTTTAGATAATGATTATGcacaatgcatatatatttgatatgattTTATTGGAGCATGAATTTGTAGTTATAATGTCGCATATTTCAAACGCATGACAATTACAACATCCATATCATAATGCTACCGGCCAtagtatggcaagccaaagtgggAAAAAAAGTCACATATCCATAAATGACTTATGGATATCCATAAgtcatttatggatatttaaaaatgaattatggatatttgaaatgaattgtggatatccataaatcgtgacttttttccactttggcttgccatactaTCGGACTCAGACCTACAGGGAACTCTTCCCTATATAGCGAGCTCGGggtttctctggccctgacaccagacagTCAGGGCCAGAGAATATTCGGGCTTAACCTCTCCCTAGTGTGTtcagcacattttcagacgtttttaggggctagattaaaattcggtggACACCTCTGTATATAATGAATACCGGGTTGTCATTTTTACCGATTTTTATCCGAATTCCTGAACGTGTGCTAAAAACACCAGAGAAGGTTTAAATACACGTAGACTCTAACGACATTACTTTTAAATAGTTATATAAGATAGTGTTCTTATTTGCCATCTTTCTATTTATAATGTAAAGCTTCTCTTGATGTTCAAAATCTTTAATTCAAAATCTTGATGTTTATAAAAGCAAGATGCTTGTGAAAAGCGTACGATTTTCAAATGAATTCCATTTCCATATACAATGATAAGTACATAAACAGTTTATTTGATATCATTGGTCATAAATATTAGGAGCACTTCCCTACTTTTTTAAacgatgtttttgtatattaCTTGTAACTCTTTTGTAAATGAAAGTTTAtcatgatgacgtcacaatgttTATGACGCATTGAGctgtattataattatgttcTGAATTATGCTGGCTGTGTTCTCCATCTCGTAGaattaaatatgtttgatatgtatgtattttataatcCTATATGCTGAAAGCAAAGCGTATAATCTTCAAATCGgcttaattacatgtacattgacacACACGTAAGGGCGTGGTTAAGAGTGTTTCTGGAATAAGTTTGTTTCTGTTAGAGTGAATGTGGTATAAATTGTGTGTTAGTATGAAATATTCATGTGATTTATGTTTCCTTTGCAGTGTAGCTAATGTTGGCTCAGAAGACGCCTTAACCTGATTGATTTTCGGCACCCGTGACAGTAAAGTGATTCTATTTCATAAAAGTGAATCTAATGCtgatatatttgtgtacatatatatgaaggatttgttttattaaatgaaatGAGACTTGTTTGTTTCCATTCGTTCAATGTTTTAGCAGCacgttatatgtacagtatgtgtATCCTACGTGTCAAGTATAGTATACGCCCTTAATTGTGTCTAGGTAAATGTGTTTCAAGATCTTTATATGATTGATGTAGCTTCCGATTGTGATTCGCACGAGGCATTGAAGATAATATTTGGAGAAGGAAGACAAATATAATCCTCGAAATCCAAGGGGTTTCCGAAGTTGGGGCAATCCAAACATGTTCGAAGTGCAGTAAGTATTTGGGCAATATGGAATAAGTACCAGGTTTGGTGACAATCTCTCCCGGAGGCCAGCTATGGCCGAAGATTCTTGTGCAAGGACCCTGGGAGAGGTCGATGTTACGAGACATCACACCACAGGGACATacccatcttcgctagccatgGCTTCTGATTAggtaatcagaagccttggctagcgaagtaTTTGTATTCCGGATTTCGCTTTCAGCATTGGGACTGATTAAGATAATCGGACACCAcaatttactgtatataaaatggaCAAAAAGTAACAAAATTCAGCTCAACTGCTGAAAACGAAATATCaagaataaaatttaatttatcgGTCTCCTATTGTATGAtcggtttgtgtttctaggGAAGCTCGGTCTTTGCTCTCGTGGTTGTGTCATTTGGTAAggcactttaccctaattgctctggatgtcAATGCGACAGGCCACTGTATaatgttcagtgaggtagccaccaactactacaaggagactccacGTCagagtgacactggctgttcacGGTGCGATAATCCCagcacacaaacaaacaaaccgcCTCATTTGATGACTCATTTGAGGGGCAAACTTTGTTTTGGAGCAACAGGAACAGTAATGTGGCGCCCACAAATACACTTTGGGGATACAaccaatcggaacacctcgcctccgtctggCTATCTAGTTTATTAGAAAATGACGAGGGCTTCCGATTGGGATACAACGTTTACGTCTGACGACCTCCTTACGCAAGGACGCgagtatatattacataaggTAAAGGTCTACATCATATACTGTAAGTTTGCATGATTTAGGTGACAGTCATTAAGTTTGAAAAGTTTTGTATCAAAACTAGTTTAATTCATCCGACAAATCCATTACTACTGCCAGTGAGAAGAAAAAGCGCACACTattctctctttttttctgCAAAAGTTATCTTGGCGTCAACAAATCTacatgaaatgtgttttttttttttaatttggagTTGGGCAGATTcccattatatacatatataaccaggaaattaaaaaaaaagttttggcTAAAACTGAAAAGTACTTCAAATTGTGTATTAAAAGCGTGTCTGGAACATGGAAATGTGTCAAAGGACAAATCGATAAATAACATCAAAATTAACTAGATAAAAGACCAACTTATCTCTGGCATGAAACTGCAGTTgattgttatacttatattgTAGTAGAAAATAGAATTTAGGATGTGTATCAGAAAGAAATCATTAATGATCCGTCAAGATGAGTATTATGTTAACatttagttatatttatttttgtttacaattttatctaTTGAAGTCTATTGATGGTGTTTATGAAAAttgtttatcaaaaataaaactttcgtcccaaatatagatatagagTATGTCAGAAAGCATAATGTTCCAATGGCTAACATATTGTCCGCATGTTGTAATTCAGAAGAAATTGAAGACgagtataatttttttatttcaatgtccattttactctaatcttaacaaaaatatattagaATCATTTTTGCAGAAAGCCAAGTGTTTTTGAATAAGTAAAACTGTAAAGTgtaaacaatgtaatgtaatagATGTTTTCTTACCTACGGGGTAAATCTTATAATCTATAGTGTCTTCAAGATAAACTTTCACGGTAGAAAATGGAGAAATTATGAGAAATGAGTGATTACATACCAAGACAtttcataaatacaaatgtCGCTCTATTCCTCTTTTTAATATTGTGTATAAAATAGCTTCAGGAACAATAGCACAAGGGGGAAAACAGCATTGCAAAAAAATTATCAGCACAGATCACACTGGATTTTGggcaggtagatatataggtgaaAATATTAGGCTTATTTATGACATAGTGCATTCTACGGAACACTATAACATACCTGGGGAGTTCATTATGAtagattttgaagaaaaaaggtttatttataaaatattcaatgtaaTACTAATTCGGCCACAAACCAAGGggtaatattgataattttttttttatgttaagaGAGGCTGTCGTCAAGGAGATCCGATTGCACCGTATGCGTTTATTCTCATgctgaaatacatttgtattagcAATTCGTTTGAGAAATAATTGGAATGTCAAAGGTATATATCGACAATTTTTAAGTCATATGTTCATATGTAAGCATTATAAGAGCTAAATGGTTAGAAGAAAGAGAAAAGCCTACAAAgtatttttttaacttaaaGATTAAGAATCTTATACCCAAGATTATTCAGAAAGTAGAAAAGGAAAATTCGGAAATTGTTACAAATGAGAGAGAAATCCTTGAAGAAATTTGATTAATTGATGGAAGGCTTTATGAGctagttatatatagatgttgttATTTTGGAAGACTTTTTAGAAAATTTTGAGTAAATTGAGTAGGTTAGAATCTGATAATTTAGAAGGATTTATCACACTTGACGAGGCATCATTGACTCTGAAAGTATTAAACATAACAAAAGCCCATGATCTGATGGTTTGACtatggaattaaaaaaaaaaaagattttggaGACAACTTAGTGCTTTTGCAATCAGATCTATTAATTTTGGTTATGATATCGGTCAATTGTCAATTGTTCAAAGACAGGGTGTAATAACGCTTAATAAAAAAGATAACATACCTagacatttcataaaaaaactgTCGCTCTAGTCCCTTTTTAATATTGTGTATTAGATAACTTCATTAACAATAGCACGTAGGGTAAAAACAGCagagcaaaaacaaaacaaaaacaacaaaaaaacgaaaaaaaaaacaacaacaaacaaacaaaaaacaaaagcacAGATCACACTGGATTTTTTGCAGGTAAATACATAGATGAAAATATTAGACTCTCAAGGCAAACCCGTACCAAGACACAAATTCATCAACTCCCAAGGACCACCCGTATCAAGAAATCAAACCATCGGCTCCCAAGGACCACCCGTACCAAGACACGAATTCATCAACTTCCAAGGACCACCCGTATCAAGAAATCAAACCATCGGCTCCCAAGGACCACCCGTACCAAGACACGAATTCATCAACTCCCAAGGACCACCCGTATCAAGAAATCAAACCATCGGCTCCCAAGGACCACCCGTACCAAGACACAAATTAATCAACTCCCAAGGACCACCCGTATCAAGAAATCAAACCATCGGCTCCCAAGGACCACCCGTACCAAGACACGAATTCATCAACTCCCAAGGCCAATCCGTACTAAGACATCAAACCATCAGCTCCCAAGGACCACCCGTACCAAGACACAAATTAATCAACTCCCAAGGACCACCCGTATCAAGACATCAAACCATCGGCTCCCAAGGACCACCCGTACCAAGACACGAATTCATCAACTCCCAAGGACCACCCGTATCAAGACATCAAACCATCGGCTCCCAAGGACCACCCGTACCAAGACACAAATTAATCAACTCCCAAGGACCACCCGTATCAAGAAATCAAACCATCGGCTCCCAAGGACCACCCGTACCAAGACACGAATTCATCAACTCCCAAGGACAATCCGTACTAAGACGTCAAACCATCGGCTCCCAAGGACCACCCGTACCAAGACACGAATTCATCAACTCCCAAGGACCACCCGTATCAAGACATCAAACCATCGGCTCCCAAGGACCACCGGTACCAAGACACGAATTCATCAACTCCCAAGGACAATCTGTACCAAGACATCAAACCATCAGCTCCTAAGGATCACCTGTATAAGATACCAATTCGTCAACTCCAAGAATCACCCAGACCTAAACATGAAGCCAACAATTCCGAAAGGCCACTCGGACCAAGACAGTCATTCCTCAGCTTCCAAAATCATTCAACAAAGACATCTGATGAGGGACTTCCAAGAACTACACAAAACCAAAGGAAAGAGAAATCTCCAAGTTCatcaaaacacattttaagGAAATTGCTAATGAAACTATCAGTGAAATTTTTTCATAAAGTGTAATCAATGTAAATTCCTTAACCGAGTAATCCTGGGTGTATAGTGTATGCTGCAAGAGATTCTCCGACTTTGTATTGATATCTCAGGGGACAGCGTGAACACAGTGACAAACAGGAAGACTGTGAAACAACCAAATCGtgatcttcatcaacctgtGAAGACAACCAGCTGGCATCGGCAGCTATTATCCTTAGTGAGGAAGTTAATCGGACAACCATCATGGAAAccttaaaatgatatttcctcTTCAAATGAAAACATTGGAACAATAGCCATTTAACCAGCAGGTGTGACCTTCCTGTTGCTTCAAAAAGAAGAAAGGAATGAAACATTTGAGTCAAATGTGGCAGATGGTGAAATAAGGAGTGCCTAGGCATGAAGGAAACGACATCAATGGTTAATTGCATCTTGTTTGTATGAACATAATAGTTGGCTGAATCAGTAGTCAACTAAAGCTATGTAGAGACAATCTGCAATAAAGGTATATTATGGAACAATTTTGGATTGCTGTGCTGAATGCATGGTTGAAGTTGATGTTTTTACAGGCTATACAATATACTTGGCTATTAAAAGCAATGACAGAACTGTAAAATTTAAGGCTTTACACATTTCACCACactttaatgtatataatgagGCGAAAGTCCATTAAAAAGATGCATAAATGAccggaaaaaaagaaaatagtatTTTGGCAGCTACTTACTATGTATGACCTCACACAATTTCATGCAGATTCACAGAATTCCTTTTGTCTGgtaaatgtaatgaaattattattctttttatatttttacattatgtactgAAATATTAGCAATTAGGTTAAGGAACAATAACAACATAACTTTATATAAGTGACTTTTCTATCCTTCTTTCTCAGTATGCAGATGACACTTTGCGGGAATCAATTTTAGAACTGAATTTATTTGTCTAGattaaaaatcaatacaaaCAAAACTCAGGTAATATGGATAGGAAGTAAGAAATACAGCAATGAGACGTTTTTTTACAGGAATTACAATGGGGTAGGGATTAATTTACACTTTTTGGGGATAGATTTTAGTGttaatttacatgaaatatctaaattaaaccttgacaaaataattaaacttatatatagtCAAGTCTTCGAGTAGAAGAAAATAACTCCTGGTAAAATGCACATCAAGTAAATCATTATTAAGTTCTCAATTTAATCACTTGCTCATTTCACTTAATAACACAAGCCTTACATAAATGCCGTTTTATATAGCTTTCTATGGAATGGCAAAACAGACAACACGAAAAGAAATATTATAAGTAAAGATGTTTTTGAAGAAGGCCTGGGAATGGTACTATGATACTTGGTTGGCTGAagagatttttttcaaagtatgTGCACTAGAAAGTTGCAAGCCATTCTTACAAATAATATTAATGTTGATTTTGTAATTAACTGTGGAAATGAGTACCTACGTATATGTCATAAGAAATTTCAAGCTTGGAAAAGTTGCTGAATTCCTATCATTTCCATCGATTTAAAGGCAGACAACTCTCTATTCTGAAAACACATTTATTGCATAACTCACTTCTGACTATTGGTTGAAAATCTCTTTGAAAGTCTCTTACAATCACTGGCATGCCAAGGGTGTTAGGCAATAAATGTTACGGTGAAATACACAAATCCTGTTACTTTTTATTCTTACAATGAATTAACACAGAGATATAGTATATTAATAAACTTTCTGCAGTTTCATGGTCTTGTCAATTCGGTTTAATTAAATACACAgaaggtatataatatataacttcTACTGTCGTACAGGCTAGAGGAACAAAATACATATGCATTCATATACAATCTTATCAAAGAATGATGAAGAGTAGGGAAAGATGGGCAAATCATTTTGACTTTGATGATTCTATCTGGGAAACTATTTTTTGTCTACCATTCAAAATAACAAGTGTTTCAAAACTTCAGGGGTTTCAGTATAGAAATTCACTTCTGATTACGGCAAACATAACTGTTAGGCCATTATATACTTTTTGAAGTTCAGAAATGCAGAACCTTGAAATACTATCTAAAATTCTTTTAATTCCTTTCACTTTTAATTCACAttcattatttttgtaaaattcagttaaattgataatgaaattaacattatcattaaaacaatacatttacagAATTAGATGACTTGACACTTCCCTTAAGGTAAAGTTTctaataaatttgaaaaaaggaCTATCacaatgttgaaaaaatatacAGCAACTTCTTAGGGTGATGCTTCTCGTCTGTTATTGTAAAGAGGTTTATTTCTGACCCCTTCCCCATCACTCGTGGTGTAAGGCAAGGTTGTAGTCTTTCTCCTCTTTTGTACGTTTTGGTATCCTTTGCTAAAACAGTTCGTGACGATCCTGATATCATTGGTATAACGCTTCGAGGTTGCTCTCTAAGGCGGCAAAAATGTCATCTATGCTGATAATAGTACTTGCATTTGCTTCACTGATGAAActatacaaaaatatctttttagAGCATCAGGAgctaaattaaatattaaaacatcaCTGGAGAAGTATTTCTTTCGAAATTTATCAAAGAGTTGAAAGCGTCGTGTAAGATTTGAGTAATGACTGTCAGTGCCAGAGTTCTTGCTTGATGTAGTGCGGAGAAATGAAGCAGGAAGCGGGCAGTTGTTTTTCCGTCTTGTTAACATATTAAACGCTTCGGATCTATGCTATTTTGGTTGAACGTACTGAGGTTTGATTGCAGGAGGTAAGTACCGGTAAGAATGTTATAAAGCTTAACTGAGATCCTGGCAGGTCcacgtgggtttggatgttcGGAATACAACAAAGGATGTATCTTCTCTGTGGTGAACATTTCGTGATCCAGGTGAAGTAGAGACGAGTAAAGTTTTGCGATAATTACAAT contains the following coding sequences:
- the LOC117336608 gene encoding extensin-3-like, translating into MKILDSQGKPVPRHKFINSQGPPVSRNQTIGSQGPPVPRHEFINFQGPPVSRNQTIGSQGPPVPRHEFINSQGPPVSRNQTIGSQGPPVPRHKLINSQGPPVSRNQTIGSQGPPVPRHEFINSQGQSVLRHQTISSQGPPVPRHKLINSQGPPVSRHQTIGSQGPPVPRHEFINSQGPPVSRHQTIGSQGPPVPRHKLINSQGPPVSRNQTIGSQGPPVPRHEFINSQGQSVLRRQTIGSQGPPVPRHEFINSQGPPVSRHQTIGSQGPPVPRHEFINSQGQSVPRHQTISS